In the Candidatus Protochlamydia phocaeensis genome, CGGCTCTGCCAACACCGAGGTCCATCCCCTCGCTTCGTAGAGATTGAGCCGGAAGCCCGACAAATGATTGAGAATTTGAGCAAAAATTTCCTCTTGAGAAGCCCATGCTTGTTCCCATGCTTGAAAGATGGTCTGCCTAATGGTGCGGTCGGGATGGAATAAGCGGTTTTCTGCTTGTCCGATGGATAAGCTGGACTGAGAAGAAATGTTTGGGTCGGAAACGGAAATGCGCATCGATCCTATAAGAGTCCCATACAAATCATTCCATCCTTGATAGCCATCGATCCATAGCTGATGCACTAATTTCTCTTGATTCAAAGGTATTTTTTTCTTTTGCCAAGTCCGCTTTTCTTGTAGGCAGAAGGCTAAAGCTGATAAGCGGTCATCTGTGATCAATTGCCGGAAGGTTTCTTCTGGCAAATGAGCGAGAGCTTCATCGAGCTGAGAAGAAACGTTCTCATAAGCCGCCCTCAGGGTTGCAATTTGGCTTTGCAATTGCACCGCTTGTTGGTCTTTTGTATTTTGCGCTAAAAGGCAAGCGATAAAACTCTCCAACTCATGGCATTCTTCATCTAGTTTTTGTAAAGAGGAAATAAGGGAAGGTAAAGAAAAAGAAGCAATCCCTTGCCGCAGGTGGGCTATTTCGTTCTGTAATTCTTTTAAAGCCTGCAAAAGAGCCGAAGAGGAGCTGCCACCCGAAAAAAACGTATCGAGATTCCATATTTGAGAATAAGACTGAGGCATAATTATTTTTTAAAACTTGGGTTGTAAAGATAAAACGTGATTTTTTATAGTGCTTTTGCGTATGTAAAAGATTTGAGCAAATTTTTCAACTGTCCTTTTTAGCAATGCTTTTCATAAGAAGATTGAAGGAGACCGCATGAGTGCGGATATGCTTTTACAGCCTTTGTTAGCGCAAGCTGTCGCGACTCTCGACTCTTTTGAGCCCTTGCATACGATTTTAATGATCATCAAACAACTACTTGCATTGATTGGGGCATTGGTCATCTTAACCGGTTCGCTGTATGCTGTCTGCCAATACTTAATGAAGGTGTTTAGCTCCCGACATCAGCGTATTTTAAACTTCGACACCATTCGCCTTGATCTAGGACGGTCCATTATTCTTGGGCTTGAATTTATTATTGCAGCCGATGTCATAGAGACAACCACAACGCCTGATTATTATGCCTTAGGCATATTAGGGCTTTTGGTTGTCATCCGAACATTTCTGAATTATTTCCTCAATAAAGATTTAAACGCTTTAAGCGAAAGAGAAGCATTGATCGATCAAAGCCATCAAGATCGCTTGGATGTCTAGCGTAGGTGCCTAATTCAAAGACTTTTTTTCTAAACTGAGTTGATTGTCCTTAATGACTTTATAAATGAATAGGCTGACCAAGGCGGCAAAAAAGCACCAGACAGAGACAAATGTCGATGTATAGAAATAATCGGCTGTCAGATAGCCTAAAAGGACAAAAAAGCCGAATAGCCAAACCATTCTCACGCTAGAGATGAAGCAAGGCAGTAAGACAATGAAAGGATATAAATAAGTCTGAGAAGGAACCTCTCCGCTATATTGCAAGCTATGATTGACGATCCTAACGGAGACATCTTGATGAAGCGCATAAAATAAATTCAGGCTGGACAAAGCAAGTCCGCAAGCTAAATCAAAATAGAGGACCGTGCGGCGCCATTCGACTTTCTCTATTAGCGCAAAGGAAAGAGGGAGCCAGATCGGCCAAATAATAAAGGCAAAAATTAAAAAGATTCGCTTTGCATCTAATAAGAGGGAAGCGGAAGAGAGCTGTTTATTTAATTGAAGCCAGAGGATGCCTTCTGAAAACTGCTGAATAGCAAATAAAAAAGGAATGGCGGCTAAGAAGAAATAAGACTTAGATGAGCAATTTCTTAAAGAAGAGCCTCCAATAGCCCCTAAAACGGCTGATGCTGTAAAACTGGCTTCGGCAGAAAAACACATGGCTATCTCCATATTCAAATAAAAAATAATACTGAAGAAAGAATTTCTCTAATAGACAAATCAAATAAAAAATAATATGTTTAAGCATAAACCTGTTCGAGATCTAGCCTGGGTGATTCAGAGCTGCCCTTTAATTGATCCTTCCGCTAGGCTTCCTTGCGTGACATGGCAGGAGTGTCAAAAATGGTATGCGCAATTTTTGCCTGAACTTGAGACGTTAGATCGAGATCCTGTTCCTTTGCTTACGCACCTTTCTTCATTTTCATCCAAGCGTTTAGGCGACTATTTTGCCCACCTTATTGAGTTTTGGCTTCAACGGCGTCCAGATATTGAGCGTCTGCACGCTTGTGTGCAAATCAGGGATGAGCGGACAATCGGAGAATTTGATTTTATCTTTTTCTCATTGAGCGAGCAGCGCCTTCTCCATTGGGAGGTCAGTGTTAAATACTACTTAAGTTATACCAGCCAATTGGAGACATTCTTTTTAGGCCCCAATCCCCATGATCGCATGGCAAGTAAATTAGAGCGTTTGAGCAACCATCAGCTGCATTTATCACGCCATCCTTTGGCTCAATTATGGATAAGCCAGCACTACGGAAGCATGCCGGCCAGCCAATGCTTCATTAAGGGGTATTTATTTTATCCATGGGGAGAGCCATTGAATGCCACAGCTGTGCCGCCGGAGGCCCACATCGGCCATTTGCGAGGATGGTGGATCGCTTATCTTTCCAATAGCTGGGAAAAATGGAAAAGTCAAGAGGATGGCGGGCAAACGAGATGGGCCATTTTGCCAAAGTTGTACTGGCTTTCTGCTTATTTGTGGAATGGGCAAGACGGAATAGGGTTATTCGAAAAAAAAGATTTTATCGCGGCTGTTGAAACACACTTTGAACAACACATGCATAGTTTGATGGCAGCGCAACTGACGCTTAATAAGCAGGGAGAATGGGAAGAGGCCGGGCGGGGAATTCTTGTCGCCCCTCAATGGCCATTTTGGGAATAGGATTCATTCAAAGCTGCTTTTAGCTGCTCCTCAAATCCCATTAGGGTCAGGGCTCCGCCCGAATGGAGGATGAGCGCATTTCCCTGTAGCGATTGTTCGCCAATGATGCGCTTAGCCTCTCTAAAAAGCTTAATGGTATAAACCGGATCAGTTAAAAAGCCTTCTAATCGAGCCAATCCGATGATGTCTTGGAATAAGCTTTGGTTA is a window encoding:
- a CDS encoding DUF1622 domain-containing protein yields the protein MSADMLLQPLLAQAVATLDSFEPLHTILMIIKQLLALIGALVILTGSLYAVCQYLMKVFSSRHQRILNFDTIRLDLGRSIILGLEFIIAADVIETTTTPDYYALGILGLLVVIRTFLNYFLNKDLNALSEREALIDQSHQDRLDV
- a CDS encoding DUF6629 family protein; translation: MCFSAEASFTASAVLGAIGGSSLRNCSSKSYFFLAAIPFLFAIQQFSEGILWLQLNKQLSSASLLLDAKRIFLIFAFIIWPIWLPLSFALIEKVEWRRTVLYFDLACGLALSSLNLFYALHQDVSVRIVNHSLQYSGEVPSQTYLYPFIVLLPCFISSVRMVWLFGFFVLLGYLTADYFYTSTFVSVWCFFAALVSLFIYKVIKDNQLSLEKKSLN
- a CDS encoding DUF1853 family protein; protein product: MFKHKPVRDLAWVIQSCPLIDPSARLPCVTWQECQKWYAQFLPELETLDRDPVPLLTHLSSFSSKRLGDYFAHLIEFWLQRRPDIERLHACVQIRDERTIGEFDFIFFSLSEQRLLHWEVSVKYYLSYTSQLETFFLGPNPHDRMASKLERLSNHQLHLSRHPLAQLWISQHYGSMPASQCFIKGYLFYPWGEPLNATAVPPEAHIGHLRGWWIAYLSNSWEKWKSQEDGGQTRWAILPKLYWLSAYLWNGQDGIGLFEKKDFIAAVETHFEQHMHSLMAAQLTLNKQGEWEEAGRGILVAPQWPFWE